The DNA sequence TGATCGGGCCCCAGATGACGCCCCAGTCGTAGGTGTCCCCCTCCTGGATGCCGAAGACGAGGAGGAACATGCCGACCGCCGAGAGGATGACGCCGAGGATGTCGAAGTCGTGCGAGTGCGTCGGCAGCTTCGGGACCAGCCGCATGGCGAGGATGAAGGCCACGATGCCCACGGGGACGTTGATGAAGAAGATCCACTCCCAGCCGAGGGTGTCGACCAGGATGCCGCCGAGAAGCGGCCCGATGAGGGTCGCGACACCGGCCACGGCGCCCCAGAGGCCCATGGCCGCGCCGCGGCGGTCGGGCGGGAAGATGCGGGTGATGACGGCCATGGTCTGCGGCGTCATCAGGGCGGCGCCGAGGCCCTGCACCACGCGGGCCGCGATGAGGATGCCGATGTGGCCGGCGAAGCCGCACCAGGCCGAGGCGCCCGTGAAGATGACCAGGCCGATGAGGTAGATGTTCTTCGGGCCGAAGCGGTCGCCGAGGCGCCCCGTGATGAGGAGCGGCACCGCGTAGGCGAGGAGGTAGGCGCTCGTGACCCAGATGACCGCGGTGTAGTCGGTCCCGAGGCCGAGCCCCTTCATGATGGAGGGGTTGGCGACCGACACGATGGTCGTGTCGATGAGGATCATGAAGAACCCGATGACGAGCGCCCAGAGGGCGGGCCACGGCTTCAGTTCGCGTTCCATGCGGGTGTTCTTCTTTCGTGGAGGACGTCGGACCACGAGACGGAGCCCGTCTCGAGGTCGGAGATCAGGTCTTCGAGGACGGCGGCGTCGGCCGCCTCCAGGGCGCGCATGTAGCGCACGTCGAGCCAGTACTTGTCCGGGATGCCCTTCCTCCGGACGGTCTCGATGGCGTGGTCGAGCACGGCGATGTCAGCTCGGATGAGCGAAACGCGCTTCTGGAGAAGCGCGACGACGGTCTCGAGCGGGAGGTTGTGCGACTCGCCGAGCCCCAGGGGGAACTCGGGGTACTCGTTGACCGGTGTCCCGATGATCTCGGCGACCCGCTCGGCGAGGGCCAGGGAGCCGGCCTCCGTGATCTCGTACGTGGTGCGCTCGGGCCGGTTGCCCTCGCGCTCGGTGCCGGTGGCGCGCACCAGGCCGGCCGACGCGAGCCGATCGACCGTGTGGTAGAGCGAGCCCGGCCGGACCTTGACGATCCGATCCTCCGCCCGCTGCACCAGGGTCTGGTACATCTCGTACGGGTGCGACGGACCCTCGGCGAGCAGCGCGAGCGCTGCGACCGCCAGGGGCGTGAGGATGCGGGAGTCGGGCATGCGATGAAGATGTTCCTTGCTGATTATTCCGTAAGGAATATACGGCGCGGAAGTCGCGGATGTCAAGAGGAAACCACCGCTCGGTTCAGGGCGAGGAGCTGCTCCGTGAACTGACGCGCGCCTCCCTGCGCCGGGTGCCGGATCGCGGGCGCATCGATCCCCGCTTCGGCCAACGCCCCCTGGGCCTTGCGACCGACGGCGACGATCGTCTCGATGCCGAGCGCAGCCACGAGTTCGCGCGCCACGGGGGCGCCGGCGCGCACCTCCGAGACCCGGGGAGTCCGGTTCGTGAGCGGCCGGCCCGCTTCGAACGGGTGATGCGGATAGACGGGCCAGCTGATGGGGAGGGGGCCCGACCACTGCGCCATGGTCGCCCAGAAGACGCGACTCGACGCCTCCCAGGGCGCCTGCGGCTGCCCGGGCAGTTCGAGACCCGGGACCACCCCGGCCTCCGCCTCGCGGACGGAGGTGAACGGGACGCCGGTCACGGTCATGCCGCGCCAGCCCGGCGCCTCCCCCAGGAACAGGACCGGCGCGTGAGGGAGGGAGAGGTAGCGTCGGAGGTTGCGCTCGCGTCTGCGCCCCTCCTCGTCGAACCCGTACAGCAGCTCCGCGTCGGCGGGCGCGGGGACCTCGCGGATCAGGTCGAAGAAGCGGTCGAGCATGCCCCCACGCTACGGCCGGACACCGACACGGGGATACCCGGTTGCGGCGAGCGCGGCATCGACTTCGGCGAGCGGGAAGACGGTCCCGACCTGCTCGGCGAACGGGAAGCGATCGGCGTTCTCGACGAGGAACCGCACGGCCCGCTCGAGGTGGCGCGGCGTGTAGTTGTGGACGCCGCGGATGGTGAGGAGGCGGTTGACGAGCTGCTCGGGAGCCACCGCGAGCTCCGGCCCCGGCGAGAGCGAGCCGACAACCACGAGGACGCCGCCCGCATCGAGGGCGCCGATGAGCGACCGCGCTCCGCCCGCGCTGCCGCTGAGCTCGAGGGCGATGGTCGGCGCCGACGCCTTGCCTCCCACCTTCGCCAGGACGTGCGCGAGCCCGGTCTTGGTCTCCGGGGAGGCGCCCGGGTCGGCTGCTCCCGCCGCACCGAAGGCCAGCGCGGCCTCGCGGCGCTCCGGCGCTTCGTCGGCGACGACCACGCGTGCACCGGCGTCGCTCGCGAGCGCGGCCGCCGTGAGCCCGGACATGCCAGCACCGGCGACCAGGACGAGCGCTCCCTCGAGCGGCACGATCGCTTCGGCCGCCTCGAGGGCTGCGACCACGGTCGCGGTCGAGCAGGAGGCGGGGGCCAGGATCTCGGCCGGGACGCCCTCGGGGACCGGGACGATCGGCGTCCCGGCGAGGACGTGGGTGTGCGTGGCGAACCCGCCCGACAGCTCCCATCCGCGGCGCATCCGCTCGTGTCCGTACTTCTGGAGGCTGAGGCACTTCTGCGAGAGCCCCCGGCGGCACCGGGCGCACCGGCCGCACGGCACCGCAGCCGACCAGACGACGCGCTGCCCGAGCGCCAGCCGGTGCCCGTCGGTGGTCTTGGCGCCCCCGCGGCCGAGGGCGACGACGCGGCCGATCTGCTCGTGACCCAGGACCAGCGGTGTCGGCGCCGGGCGATGGCCCTGGACCATCTCGATGTCGGAGTCGCAGACGGTGGCGAGTTCCACCTCCATCAGCGCATCGCCGGGCGCGAGGCGCACTCCGGGGACGGCGACCGCCTCGTGCGCGTGCCGCTCGCCCGGCCAGACCATCGCGGTGGCCGACGGATAGACGCTGACCCCCATGCCCAGCTGCGCCGGCGGCTCCACGACGCGGGGCGTCACCGCCCGGATCGTCACCGGATGACCGGCTGGCCGAGCAGCTCCGGCAGTTCCGCGACGCTCGAGATGACGGCGTCGGCCCCGGCGGCGAGCAGCGCCCGCTCGTCGTGCGCTCCGCCGAGGACGCCCACGACGAGCCCCGCGCCCGCGGCTGCGCCGGAGGCGACATCGCTCGTCGTGCTGCCCACCACGACCATCGATTCGACACTCGACGCGCCGGTGCGGAGGAGCGCCGCCAGGGCGAGATCCGGATAGGGACGGCCGCGTCCGGCCTCGGCCGGCGTGAGCGTGACGTCGGCGAGGTCGCGCCAGTCGAGAGCGTCGAGGACCGCATCGAGCGTCGCCCGCGAGAAGCCGGTCGCGATGGCGACGCGCACTCCGATGTCCTGCAGCCTCTCGACGAGCTCCTCGGCACCCGCCAGCGGGCGGAGACCCTCGGTGGCCGCGAGGTCGGCGTAGCTGGATTCGAAGACGGCGTTGGCGTGCTGCGCCTGGTCCTCATCACCGGCGAGCGCACGGAAGACCGACAGCGTCGATTGGCCCGACGCGGAGCGGAAGTAGGCCGTCGCTCGGTGCCGCTCGGTCGCATCCCGCCCGAGGCCGGCGGTCGCCGCCGCGACGGCGAAGGCGCGTTCAGTCAGGCCGTCGTCGGCGACGAGTGCGCCGATGAGGTCGAACACGACGAGTTCGAGGTCGACGAGATCGTCATCGTCGGGTTCGTCCTCCCCGTCGTGCCACTCGTCATCCCGCCGGCGCGCCACCGGGTCGATGATCGCGGCGTCGTCGAACTCGCTCGTAATGAGGCCGTCGGGGGTCATCGCGGTGCCTTTCTTGCCGGCTGCTGACGGCCGCCAGCCTAGGCTCGCGGAACGACCGGAGGCGCAACGCCGGGTAACCGGGAGGTGAACGGGCCCACGCTGTTGCACTATCGTGACGATCGGCGCAGAATTGCAGCATGACCGCGGGCGACAATACCCGGGAGCTCGATCCCGGCATCGTGACCGACTTCCGGCAGCGGATGTCGTACGGCTCCTATCTCGACCTCGACACGCTCCTGAGCGCTCAGCACCCGGTCAGCGTTCCGGAGCACCACGACGAGCTGCTGTTCATCATCCAGCACCAGACCACGGAGCTCTGGCTGAAGCTGGTCCTCCACGAGCTCGAGTCGGCGCGAGACCTCCTCCGCGCCGATCGGCTCCCTCCCGCGCTCAAGCGCATCGCACGCGTCAAGCACATCCAGCGCACCCTGACGGAGCAGTGGTCGGTGCTCGCGACGCTCACTCCCACCGAGTACGCCGAGTTCCGCGGCTTCCTCGGCAACTCCTCCGGCTTCCAGTCCTTCCAGTACCGGGCCGTGGAGTTCGTTCTGGGCAACAAGAACGCGCGCATGCTCAGCGTCTTCGCCGACGACGCCGAGGCGCAGGGCCGGCTGTCGGAGCTGCTGGAGGCGCCGAGCATCTACGACGAGTTCCTGCGTTACCTGGCGAGGGCCGGCTTCGACGTTCCGCGGGGCGTCCTCGACCGCGACGTCACGCAGGCCCACGTGATGACTCCGGAACTCGTCCCCGTCTTCCGCGAGATCTACGAGAACGCCTCCGAGCACTGGTCCGAGTACGAGGCCTGCGAGGAGTTCGTCGACCTGGAGGACAACTTCCAGTTGTGGAGGTTCCGCCACCTCAAGACGGTGCAGCGCACGATCGGCATGAAGACCGGGACCGGGGGGTCGACCGGCGCCGCGTTCCTGCAGAAGGCCCTCGACCTCACGTTCTTCCCCGAGCTCTTCGCGGTGCGCACCGAGATCGGCGCCCCGTCATGACGGAGTCCGCGCAGCCCCTCCACGTGACCGTGGACGCGGTGTGGACCGGGCGCCGATTCGTCGGCCCGGTCACCTTCCGTGCCGACGGGGAGCGCCTCCACCCGGTCGACATCGCGCCTCCGCGTTCGCTACACCGCCGTCTCGAAGG is a window from the Leifsonia sp. AG29 genome containing:
- a CDS encoding uracil-DNA glycosylase is translated as MLDRFFDLIREVPAPADAELLYGFDEEGRRRERNLRRYLSLPHAPVLFLGEAPGWRGMTVTGVPFTSVREAEAGVVPGLELPGQPQAPWEASSRVFWATMAQWSGPLPISWPVYPHHPFEAGRPLTNRTPRVSEVRAGAPVARELVAALGIETIVAVGRKAQGALAEAGIDAPAIRHPAQGGARQFTEQLLALNRAVVSS
- the kynA gene encoding tryptophan 2,3-dioxygenase produces the protein MTAGDNTRELDPGIVTDFRQRMSYGSYLDLDTLLSAQHPVSVPEHHDELLFIIQHQTTELWLKLVLHELESARDLLRADRLPPALKRIARVKHIQRTLTEQWSVLATLTPTEYAEFRGFLGNSSGFQSFQYRAVEFVLGNKNARMLSVFADDAEAQGRLSELLEAPSIYDEFLRYLARAGFDVPRGVLDRDVTQAHVMTPELVPVFREIYENASEHWSEYEACEEFVDLEDNFQLWRFRHLKTVQRTIGMKTGTGGSTGAAFLQKALDLTFFPELFAVRTEIGAPS
- a CDS encoding HAD family hydrolase — translated: MTPDGLITSEFDDAAIIDPVARRRDDEWHDGEDEPDDDDLVDLELVVFDLIGALVADDGLTERAFAVAAATAGLGRDATERHRATAYFRSASGQSTLSVFRALAGDEDQAQHANAVFESSYADLAATEGLRPLAGAEELVERLQDIGVRVAIATGFSRATLDAVLDALDWRDLADVTLTPAEAGRGRPYPDLALAALLRTGASSVESMVVVGSTTSDVASGAAAGAGLVVGVLGGAHDERALLAAGADAVISSVAELPELLGQPVIR
- a CDS encoding alcohol dehydrogenase catalytic domain-containing protein; amino-acid sequence: MTPRVVEPPAQLGMGVSVYPSATAMVWPGERHAHEAVAVPGVRLAPGDALMEVELATVCDSDIEMVQGHRPAPTPLVLGHEQIGRVVALGRGGAKTTDGHRLALGQRVVWSAAVPCGRCARCRRGLSQKCLSLQKYGHERMRRGWELSGGFATHTHVLAGTPIVPVPEGVPAEILAPASCSTATVVAALEAAEAIVPLEGALVLVAGAGMSGLTAAALASDAGARVVVADEAPERREAALAFGAAGAADPGASPETKTGLAHVLAKVGGKASAPTIALELSGSAGGARSLIGALDAGGVLVVVGSLSPGPELAVAPEQLVNRLLTIRGVHNYTPRHLERAVRFLVENADRFPFAEQVGTVFPLAEVDAALAATGYPRVGVRP
- a CDS encoding PadR family transcriptional regulator, giving the protein MPDSRILTPLAVAALALLAEGPSHPYEMYQTLVQRAEDRIVKVRPGSLYHTVDRLASAGLVRATGTEREGNRPERTTYEITEAGSLALAERVAEIIGTPVNEYPEFPLGLGESHNLPLETVVALLQKRVSLIRADIAVLDHAIETVRRKGIPDKYWLDVRYMRALEAADAAVLEDLISDLETGSVSWSDVLHERRTPAWNAN